The proteins below are encoded in one region of Tissierellales bacterium:
- a CDS encoding aldehyde dehydrogenase family protein — MATLEEQKYVGELIERARKAQKIAEGYDQERVDHLVTAIVWNIVKPGTIEEISELAVEETELGNYESKYGKLMTKLKGALRDMKGKKSMGIIERDEEKGLMKIAKPVGVVGAIIPTTNPEATPVLKAIMAIKTRNAVVMSPHPRAKKTNTVIVNIIRDVLKKYDAPEDLVIGIEEPTLGITQELMKQSDLVLATGGGGMVKAAYSSGTPAYGVGVGNAVVVVDETADIKDAANKVMRSKTFDYATSCSAENSLVIQEDIYDELVEALKAEGGYLVNEEEKEKLQKGMWIDGVLSRDIVAQPVEKIAEVAGIDLPEGSKFIMVEEDKVGEEYPFSGEKLSMVVALYKYKEFSEAIDRVNEITDYQGKGHSCGIHSIDEAHIEEFALKTYTSRVMVRQPQCLSNSGAWTNGMPMTLSLGCGIWGGNISNENITWKHLLNTTWVSYPIADNQPTDEELFGDVMNE, encoded by the coding sequence ATGGCAACATTAGAGGAACAAAAATATGTAGGTGAATTAATTGAGAGAGCAAGAAAAGCTCAAAAGATTGCTGAAGGATATGACCAGGAAAGAGTAGATCATTTAGTAACAGCAATTGTATGGAATATTGTAAAACCAGGAACTATTGAAGAAATTTCAGAACTTGCTGTAGAAGAAACAGAACTTGGAAATTATGAATCTAAATATGGAAAGCTAATGACCAAACTTAAAGGTGCCTTAAGGGATATGAAAGGCAAAAAAAGTATGGGTATTATTGAAAGAGATGAAGAAAAAGGATTAATGAAAATAGCAAAGCCTGTAGGAGTTGTAGGTGCAATAATACCTACTACAAACCCGGAAGCGACACCTGTATTAAAAGCTATAATGGCAATAAAAACTAGAAATGCAGTTGTAATGTCACCACACCCAAGAGCTAAGAAAACAAATACAGTGATAGTTAACATAATTAGAGATGTATTAAAAAAATACGATGCACCAGAAGATTTAGTAATAGGTATAGAAGAACCAACACTAGGTATTACACAAGAACTAATGAAACAATCTGATTTAGTACTAGCAACAGGAGGAGGAGGAATGGTAAAGGCTGCTTATTCATCGGGGACACCAGCTTATGGAGTAGGAGTAGGGAATGCTGTAGTGGTGGTAGATGAAACTGCTGATATTAAAGATGCTGCAAATAAAGTAATGAGATCTAAAACTTTTGACTATGCAACATCTTGTTCTGCAGAAAACTCTTTGGTTATACAAGAAGATATATATGATGAATTAGTAGAAGCATTGAAAGCAGAAGGTGGATATCTAGTAAATGAAGAAGAAAAAGAAAAGCTGCAAAAAGGTATGTGGATAGATGGAGTTTTAAGTAGAGACATAGTAGCTCAACCAGTAGAAAAAATAGCAGAAGTTGCTGGAATAGATTTACCGGAAGGTAGTAAATTTATTATGGTAGAAGAAGACAAGGTAGGAGAAGAATATCCATTCTCTGGAGAAAAATTATCTATGGTAGTTGCACTATATAAATACAAAGAGTTTTCAGAAGCCATAGATAGAGTAAATGAAATTACAGATTATCAAGGGAAAGGTCATTCTTGCGGAATACATTCAATAGATGAAGCTCATATAGAGGAATTTGCATTGAAAACATATACAAGTCGTGTAATGGTAAGACAACCTCAATGTTTATCTAACAGTGGTGCTTGGACAAATGGAATGCCAATGACTCTAAGTCTTGGTTGTGGAATATGGGGAGGAAATATATCTAATGAAAATATAACTTGGAAACACCTATTAAATACAACTTGGGTTTCATATCCAATAGCAGATAATCAGCCTACAGATGAAGAGTTATTTGGAGATGTAATGAACGAATAA